One genomic window of Streptomyces sp. WP-1 includes the following:
- a CDS encoding DAK2 domain-containing protein yields MAQVPQTFLDGLAVRTWCGLALRALGRAREEIDAINVYPVADGDTGTNLYLTLESAATAVEAVFAGYETQPAGPALADAVRAMAHGALIGARGNSGTILAQLLRGMAQVLAADGAGPRCDGPTLRRALRRAADSARQAVAHPVEGTVLTVASAAADAAERADGDCGTVARAAHEGARAALAGTPAQLGVLARAGVVDAGGSGLVAVLGALVEACTGEAVEAVPDRADPAPKAPSEAEAEAEAEAGARAEPGTGADPDPDPAPDAGACAAEDGGPAFEVIYLLEADDTAVARLRTRLDALGDSLVVVGGDGLWNVHVHVDDAGAAVEAGVEAGRPYRIRITHFGRGDVHTGGPRPPRERAQRAVVAVVPGQGLAELYAEAGATTVLARPGEPPASGELLAAVRRAHAREVVLLPNDAELRDTAAAAAEQARAEGVRVALIPTRSAVQGIAALAVSEPGRRFDEDVVQMTSAAGATRYAEVVVAEHRSWTTAGICQAGDVLGLIDGDVAVIGSDVTATAGTVLDRMLQAGGELVTLVVGDEAPEAVAARLEARVRESYLAVDTVAYRGGHQGALLLIGVE; encoded by the coding sequence GTGGCGCAGGTGCCGCAGACATTCCTCGATGGTCTCGCGGTGCGCACCTGGTGCGGTCTGGCCCTGCGCGCCCTGGGCCGGGCGCGCGAGGAGATCGACGCGATCAACGTCTATCCGGTGGCCGACGGCGACACCGGGACCAACCTCTATCTGACCCTGGAGTCCGCCGCGACGGCCGTGGAGGCCGTGTTCGCCGGGTACGAGACGCAGCCCGCCGGTCCCGCCCTCGCGGACGCGGTGCGCGCGATGGCCCACGGGGCGCTCATCGGCGCCCGGGGCAACTCCGGCACGATCCTCGCGCAGCTGCTGCGCGGCATGGCCCAGGTGCTCGCGGCGGACGGCGCCGGGCCGCGCTGCGACGGGCCAACGCTGCGGCGCGCCCTGCGCCGGGCCGCCGACTCCGCCCGGCAGGCGGTGGCGCATCCCGTCGAGGGCACGGTGCTGACGGTCGCCTCGGCCGCCGCCGACGCGGCCGAGCGGGCGGACGGCGACTGCGGGACGGTCGCCCGTGCCGCCCACGAGGGCGCCCGCGCGGCCCTGGCCGGGACCCCCGCCCAGCTGGGCGTCCTGGCGCGGGCCGGGGTGGTCGACGCGGGGGGCAGCGGTCTGGTGGCGGTGCTCGGCGCGCTGGTGGAGGCGTGCACGGGGGAGGCGGTGGAAGCCGTACCGGACCGGGCGGACCCGGCGCCGAAAGCCCCGTCCGAAGCCGAAGCCGAAGCCGAAGCCGAGGCCGGAGCGCGAGCCGAACCCGGAACTGGAGCCGACCCCGACCCCGACCCCGCCCCCGATGCCGGTGCCTGTGCCGCCGAGGACGGTGGACCCGCCTTCGAGGTGATCTACCTCCTGGAGGCCGACGACACCGCCGTGGCCCGGCTGCGCACCCGGCTCGACGCGCTCGGCGACTCCCTGGTCGTCGTCGGCGGCGACGGGCTGTGGAACGTCCATGTGCACGTGGACGACGCGGGTGCCGCCGTGGAGGCGGGCGTGGAGGCCGGACGCCCGTACCGGATCAGGATCACGCACTTCGGGCGCGGCGACGTGCACACCGGGGGGCCGCGTCCCCCGCGCGAGCGGGCCCAGCGGGCCGTGGTGGCCGTCGTACCGGGTCAGGGCCTCGCCGAGCTGTACGCCGAGGCGGGCGCGACCACCGTGCTCGCACGCCCCGGGGAGCCGCCCGCGAGCGGGGAACTGCTGGCGGCGGTACGACGGGCCCACGCGCGCGAGGTCGTGCTGCTGCCCAACGACGCCGAGCTGCGCGACACCGCGGCCGCGGCGGCCGAGCAGGCCCGTGCCGAGGGCGTCCGGGTGGCGCTGATCCCGACCCGCTCGGCGGTGCAGGGCATCGCGGCGCTCGCGGTGTCCGAGCCGGGCCGCCGGTTCGACGAGGACGTCGTCCAGATGACCTCGGCCGCGGGCGCCACCCGCTACGCGGAGGTCGTCGTCGCCGAGCACCGGTCCTGGACGACGGCCGGGATCTGCCAGGCCGGGGATGTGCTCGGGCTGATCGACGGCGACGTGGCGGTGATCGGGTCGGACGTCACCGCCACCGCCGGGACCGTCCTGGACCGGATGCTCCAGGCCGGCGGGGAACTGGTCACCCTCGTCGTCGGCGACGAGGCCCCCGAGGCCGTCGCCGCCCGTCTGGAGGCCCGGGTACGGGAGTCCTACCTGGCCGTCGACACGGTGGCCTACCGGGGCGGCCACCAGGGAGCGCTGCTGCTCATCGGCGTGGAGTGA
- the rpmB gene encoding 50S ribosomal protein L28: MAANCDVCGKGPGFGNNISHSHRRTSRRWNPNIQRVRTVVGGTPKRVNACTSCIKAGKVSR; encoded by the coding sequence GTGGCTGCCAACTGCGACGTCTGCGGCAAGGGGCCGGGCTTCGGCAACAACATCTCGCACTCGCACCGCCGTACGTCCCGCCGCTGGAACCCGAACATCCAGCGTGTGCGTACCGTGGTGGGCGGGACGCCGAAGCGCGTGAACGCTTGCACCTCGTGCATCAAGGCCGGCAAGGTCTCGCGCTGA
- a CDS encoding MarR family winged helix-turn-helix transcriptional regulator → MAYKTTGDTAGLLDLFSDLVRCETRLYNALNDRLRERHGIVTSQFEFLRHLRDHEGARVADLAAEFAIGIGATSKGVDRLEKQGWVVRTPNPADRRSSLLALTEDGAELVGAAEGTFGATLAELIGGALDAASAAALGQALSRLRSALEHRQVGMPTG, encoded by the coding sequence ATGGCATATAAAACAACCGGGGACACCGCCGGGCTCCTGGATCTCTTCTCCGACCTGGTGCGCTGCGAGACGCGGCTGTACAACGCCCTCAACGACCGGCTCCGCGAGCGGCACGGGATCGTCACCTCGCAGTTCGAGTTCCTGCGCCATCTGCGCGACCACGAGGGGGCGCGGGTGGCGGATCTCGCGGCGGAGTTCGCGATCGGCATCGGGGCGACGAGCAAGGGCGTCGACCGGCTGGAGAAGCAGGGCTGGGTGGTCCGGACGCCGAATCCGGCCGACCGCCGCTCCTCCCTGCTGGCGCTGACCGAGGACGGCGCGGAACTCGTCGGCGCGGCGGAGGGGACGTTCGGCGCGACGCTGGCCGAACTGATCGGCGGGGCGCTCGACGCCGCTTCGGCGGCGGCGCTCGGGCAGGCCCTCTCAAGGCTGCGTTCCGCCCTCGAACACCGGCAGGTCGGCATGCCGACGGGGTGA
- a CDS encoding alpha/beta hydrolase produces MSKEQRARIGAMLRQPRPEGPRGIAEIRTGFEALMSTMTVPGGIRTTRTALGGRPALRVAPEERPRAGTILYFHGGGWVSGSPEASLAVTGHLVTRTGRTAYSVDYRLAPEHPFPAAIEDTLGAYRALLDGGADPSAVVFAGDSAGGGLAVTTCLAARDAGLPLPAALLAFSPGLDATRTGESIETKAGVDPFFTRASVEHTGVMYLAGADPRQPLLSPAVCADLTGLPPMLLQVGTDEILLDDSTRLAARARAAGVDVILDVTADVPHVFQVFAGDLDEADEALDRAALFLDQRLRAATA; encoded by the coding sequence ATGAGCAAGGAACAGCGCGCCCGGATCGGCGCCATGCTGCGACAGCCGCGTCCCGAGGGGCCCCGGGGGATCGCGGAGATCCGGACCGGGTTCGAGGCGCTGATGAGCACGATGACCGTGCCCGGCGGCATCCGTACGACACGGACCGCGCTCGGCGGCCGGCCGGCGCTGCGTGTGGCACCCGAGGAGCGTCCGCGCGCCGGGACGATCCTGTACTTCCACGGCGGCGGCTGGGTGAGCGGCTCACCCGAGGCCTCGCTGGCGGTGACCGGGCACCTCGTGACGAGGACCGGCCGCACGGCGTACTCGGTGGACTACCGGCTGGCCCCCGAGCACCCGTTCCCGGCCGCGATCGAGGACACGCTCGGTGCCTACCGCGCGCTCCTCGACGGCGGTGCCGACCCCTCGGCCGTGGTGTTCGCCGGGGACTCGGCGGGCGGCGGCCTCGCCGTCACCACCTGCCTGGCCGCCCGGGACGCGGGCCTGCCGCTGCCCGCCGCGCTCCTGGCGTTCTCCCCGGGACTGGACGCGACCCGCACCGGCGAGAGCATCGAGACCAAGGCGGGCGTCGACCCGTTCTTCACCCGCGCGTCCGTCGAGCACACCGGGGTGATGTACCTCGCGGGCGCCGATCCGCGCCAGCCGCTGCTCAGCCCGGCCGTCTGCGCCGACCTGACCGGGCTGCCGCCGATGCTGCTCCAGGTGGGCACCGACGAGATCCTGCTGGACGACTCCACCCGCCTCGCCGCGCGCGCCAGGGCCGCCGGGGTCGATGTGATCCTGGACGTCACGGCCGATGTGCCGCATGTGTTCCAGGTGTTCGCCGGCGACCTGGACGAGGCGGACGAGGCGCTGGACCGCGCGGCCCTCTTCCTCGATCAGCGCCTGCGCGCGGCCACGGCGTAG
- the thiD gene encoding bifunctional hydroxymethylpyrimidine kinase/phosphomethylpyrimidine kinase, with protein MTPPRVLTVAGSDSGGGAGIQADLKTMLALGVHGMSVLTAVTAQNSLGVQGVWALPAEAVRAQYRSVVDDIGVQAVKTGMLGSAELVETVAELIAGTDAPAVVDPVGVSKHGDALLADSALDAVRTRLLPAATVATPNLDEVRQLTGVQVESEGDLRRAADAVLAFGPRWVLIKGGHLAGDAVDLLTDGTAAGEYRLRAPRHDNRHTHGTGCTLASAIASGLARGLTVPEAVAAAKEYVTGAIAAGFALGAGIGPVDHGWRFSA; from the coding sequence GTGACCCCGCCCCGGGTGCTCACGGTGGCCGGCTCCGACTCCGGCGGCGGCGCCGGGATCCAGGCCGACCTCAAGACGATGCTCGCGCTCGGCGTCCACGGGATGAGCGTGCTCACCGCGGTGACCGCGCAGAACTCCCTGGGCGTGCAAGGCGTTTGGGCGCTCCCGGCCGAGGCGGTGCGCGCCCAGTACCGCAGCGTCGTGGACGACATCGGCGTACAGGCCGTGAAGACCGGCATGCTGGGCTCGGCCGAACTGGTCGAGACGGTCGCCGAGTTGATCGCCGGCACGGACGCCCCCGCCGTGGTCGACCCGGTCGGCGTCTCCAAGCACGGCGACGCGCTGCTCGCCGACTCCGCGCTGGACGCCGTGCGCACCCGGCTGCTCCCGGCGGCCACCGTGGCGACCCCCAACCTGGACGAGGTGCGTCAACTCACCGGCGTCCAGGTCGAGTCGGAGGGCGATCTGCGACGGGCCGCGGACGCGGTGCTGGCCTTCGGGCCGCGCTGGGTGCTGATCAAGGGCGGGCATCTCGCCGGTGACGCGGTGGACCTCCTGACGGACGGCACCGCCGCGGGCGAGTACCGGCTGCGCGCGCCCCGCCACGACAACCGGCACACCCATGGCACCGGCTGCACCCTCGCCTCCGCCATCGCCTCCGGGCTGGCCCGGGGCCTCACCGTCCCGGAAGCGGTCGCGGCGGCCAAGGAGTACGTCACCGGGGCGATCGCGGCGGGCTTCGCGCTGGGCGCGGGCATCGGACCGGTGGATCACGGGTGGCGGTTCAGCGCGTGA
- a CDS encoding thiamine-phosphate kinase has protein sequence MKGTVGELGEFGLIRELTSRLTTTPAVRIGPGDDAAVVAAPDRRVVASTDVLLEGRHFRRDWSTAYDVGRKAAAQNLADIAAMGAVPTALLLGLVVPAELPVSWPTEMMDGLRDECQVAGAAVVGGDVVRGDTIMVSITALGDLRNQEPVTRAGAQPGDLVAVTGWLGWSAAGYAVLARGFRSPRAFVEAHRRPEPPYHAGPAAASLGATAMCDVSDGLIADLGHIAEASKVRIDIRSGAIDVPTQMNDIGQAVGVDPMQWVLTGGEDHAIVATFPPDTKLPARWKVIGEVLNPSALPQVTVDGAPWTSAGGWDHFGDIES, from the coding sequence ATGAAGGGCACGGTTGGTGAGCTCGGGGAATTCGGGCTCATCAGGGAGCTCACCTCCCGTCTCACCACCACTCCGGCGGTCCGTATCGGCCCGGGTGACGACGCCGCGGTGGTGGCGGCGCCGGACCGGCGGGTGGTGGCGAGCACCGACGTCCTGCTGGAGGGACGGCACTTCCGCCGCGACTGGTCCACGGCCTACGACGTGGGGCGCAAGGCGGCCGCGCAGAACCTCGCGGACATCGCCGCGATGGGCGCCGTACCCACCGCCCTGCTGCTGGGCCTGGTGGTGCCGGCCGAACTCCCGGTCAGCTGGCCGACCGAGATGATGGACGGGCTGCGCGACGAGTGCCAGGTCGCGGGCGCGGCCGTGGTCGGCGGGGATGTCGTACGGGGCGACACCATCATGGTGTCGATCACCGCGCTCGGCGATCTGCGCAACCAGGAGCCGGTGACCCGGGCCGGTGCCCAGCCCGGCGACCTGGTGGCCGTCACCGGCTGGCTGGGCTGGTCGGCGGCCGGTTACGCGGTGCTCGCCCGCGGCTTCCGCTCGCCGCGTGCCTTCGTGGAGGCCCACCGGCGCCCCGAGCCGCCGTACCACGCGGGCCCGGCCGCCGCCTCGCTCGGCGCGACCGCGATGTGCGACGTGAGCGACGGGCTGATCGCCGACCTCGGCCACATCGCCGAGGCCAGCAAGGTCCGCATCGACATCCGCTCCGGCGCGATCGACGTGCCCACGCAGATGAACGACATCGGGCAGGCCGTCGGCGTGGACCCGATGCAGTGGGTGCTGACCGGGGGAGAGGACCACGCGATCGTGGCGACCTTCCCGCCGGACACCAAGCTCCCGGCCCGCTGGAAGGTCATCGGGGAGGTCCTCAACCCCTCCGCGCTGCCGCAGGTGACGGTGGACGGGGCGCCCTGGACCAGCGCGGGCGGCTGGGACCACTTCGGGGACATAGAGTCGTGA
- a CDS encoding Lrp/AsnC family transcriptional regulator, with product MVQAYILIQTEVGKASTVAETISKIPGVIQAEDVTGPYDVIVRAQSETVDELGRMVVAKVQQVDGITRTLTCPVVHL from the coding sequence GTGGTACAGGCGTACATCCTGATCCAGACGGAGGTCGGCAAGGCGTCGACCGTCGCCGAGACCATCAGCAAGATCCCTGGAGTGATCCAGGCCGAGGACGTCACGGGTCCGTACGACGTCATCGTGCGCGCCCAGTCCGAGACCGTCGACGAACTCGGTCGCATGGTGGTCGCCAAGGTCCAGCAAGTGGACGGCATCACCCGCACCCTGACCTGTCCGGTCGTGCATCTGTAG
- a CDS encoding DUF3515 domain-containing protein, with protein MNFFRHRPPALLAALSAPVLLLAVAGCTADDSATVAVPRPDAKTAPLCRGLHPALPAEVDGQRRADPEPRSVYTAGWGNPAIILRCGIVRPPKMIDPKVAQGQDPDAIAGGVNGVDWLMEKQGDGTWRFTTANRKAYVQVTLPKKLSGPDDSTQVLEDLAAAVKKAIPVGMASMRG; from the coding sequence GTGAACTTCTTCCGTCACCGGCCCCCCGCCCTGCTCGCCGCCCTGTCCGCGCCGGTCCTGCTGCTCGCGGTCGCGGGCTGCACCGCGGACGACAGCGCCACGGTCGCGGTTCCCCGTCCCGACGCGAAGACCGCCCCGCTGTGCCGGGGTCTGCACCCGGCGCTGCCGGCCGAGGTGGACGGGCAGCGGCGCGCCGACCCCGAGCCCCGGTCCGTCTACACGGCGGGCTGGGGAAACCCGGCGATCATACTGCGCTGCGGGATCGTCCGGCCGCCGAAGATGATCGACCCCAAGGTGGCCCAGGGCCAGGACCCCGACGCGATCGCGGGCGGGGTCAACGGTGTGGACTGGCTGATGGAGAAGCAGGGCGACGGCACCTGGCGCTTCACGACGGCGAACCGCAAGGCGTATGTCCAGGTGACCCTGCCGAAGAAGCTGTCGGGGCCGGACGACAGCACCCAGGTGCTGGAGGATCTGGCCGCGGCCGTGAAGAAGGCCATCCCCGTGGGGATGGCCTCCATGCGCGGCTGA
- a CDS encoding D-alanine--D-alanine ligase family protein — translation MSTENLPQSPEQPRKPRVAVVFGGRSSEHGISVVTAGAVLKAIDRTKYDVLPIGITRDGRWALTADEPERMAITDRALPAVEDLAESHEGDVVLPVAPANREVVYSEPGSVPKALGEVDVVFPVLHGPYGEDGTLQGLLELSGVPYVGAGVLASAVGQDKEYMKRVFTSFGLKVGPYVVIRPREWQQDQAAARRKIVDFAGEHGWPLFVKPARAGSSIGITKVDGLSGLDEAIAEAQSHDPKILIEAAITGREIECGVLEFEDGPRASVPAEIPPPDAHAYYDFEAKYIDSTPGIVPAPLTEAETAEIRRLAVDAFEAASCEGLVRADFFLTEDGEFVINEINTLPGFTPISMYPQMWQATGVGYPELIDLLVQAALRRSTGLR, via the coding sequence ATGAGCACCGAGAACCTTCCCCAGAGCCCTGAGCAGCCGCGCAAGCCCCGCGTGGCCGTCGTGTTCGGTGGCCGCAGCTCCGAACACGGGATCTCCGTGGTCACCGCCGGCGCCGTCCTCAAGGCCATCGACCGGACGAAGTACGACGTCCTGCCGATCGGCATCACCCGGGACGGCCGCTGGGCGCTGACGGCCGACGAGCCGGAGCGGATGGCCATCACCGACCGCGCCCTGCCCGCCGTCGAGGACCTGGCGGAGTCGCACGAGGGCGACGTGGTGCTCCCCGTCGCCCCCGCCAACCGCGAGGTCGTCTACAGCGAGCCCGGCTCCGTGCCCAAGGCGCTCGGCGAGGTCGACGTCGTCTTCCCGGTGCTGCACGGCCCCTACGGCGAGGACGGCACCCTCCAGGGCCTGCTGGAGCTGTCCGGAGTGCCGTACGTGGGCGCGGGCGTGCTCGCCTCGGCCGTCGGCCAGGACAAGGAGTACATGAAGCGGGTCTTCACCTCCTTCGGGCTCAAGGTCGGCCCCTACGTGGTGATCCGCCCCCGCGAGTGGCAGCAGGACCAGGCCGCCGCCCGCAGGAAGATCGTGGACTTCGCCGGCGAGCACGGCTGGCCGCTGTTCGTGAAGCCCGCGCGGGCCGGCTCCTCCATCGGCATCACCAAGGTCGACGGCCTGTCCGGCCTGGACGAGGCGATCGCCGAGGCCCAGTCGCACGACCCGAAGATCCTCATCGAGGCGGCCATCACCGGCCGTGAGATCGAGTGCGGCGTCCTGGAGTTCGAGGACGGCCCGCGGGCCTCGGTCCCGGCGGAGATCCCGCCGCCGGACGCGCACGCGTACTACGACTTCGAGGCCAAGTACATCGACTCCACGCCCGGTATCGTCCCGGCGCCGCTCACCGAGGCGGAGACCGCCGAGATCCGGCGGCTCGCGGTGGACGCGTTCGAGGCGGCGTCCTGCGAGGGGCTGGTGCGCGCGGACTTCTTCCTCACCGAGGACGGGGAGTTCGTGATCAACGAGATCAACACGCTGCCCGGGTTCACCCCGATCTCGATGTACCCGCAGATGTGGCAGGCGACCGGGGTCGGCTACCCCGAGCTGATCGACCTGCTGGTGCAGGCCGCGCTGCGCAGGTCCACCGGACTGCGCTGA
- a CDS encoding NAD(P)H-dependent glycerol-3-phosphate dehydrogenase produces the protein MSTPVRVAVMGTGSWGTAFGMVLADAGCDVTLWARRPELAEAVNSTRINPDYLAGVELPENLRATADAAEALRDAEFTVLAIPSQTLRQNLAEWLPLLAPDTVLVSLMKGVELGSAMRMSEVVEDVAKVGPERVAVVTGPNLAREVAARMPAAAVVACADEAVARRLQAACHTPYFRPYTETDVVGCELGGAVKNVIGLAVGIADGMGLGDNAKGSLITRGLAETARLGVVLGADPLTFSGLAGLGDLVATCSSPLSRNHTFGTNLGKGMTLEETVAVTRQTAEGVKSCESVLDLARRHGVDMPIAETVVGIVHEGKPPVVALRELMSRSAKPERR, from the coding sequence GTGAGCACGCCAGTGCGGGTGGCCGTCATGGGCACCGGTTCCTGGGGCACCGCCTTCGGCATGGTGCTCGCCGACGCCGGCTGTGACGTGACCCTGTGGGCCCGCCGGCCCGAGCTGGCCGAGGCGGTCAACTCCACCCGGATCAACCCCGACTACCTGGCCGGTGTGGAGCTCCCGGAGAACCTGCGCGCCACCGCGGACGCCGCCGAGGCGCTGCGCGACGCGGAGTTCACCGTCCTCGCCATCCCCTCCCAGACCCTGCGCCAGAACCTCGCCGAGTGGCTTCCGCTGCTCGCCCCGGACACCGTGCTGGTCTCCCTGATGAAGGGCGTCGAACTCGGCTCCGCGATGCGGATGAGCGAGGTCGTCGAGGACGTCGCCAAGGTGGGCCCGGAGCGCGTCGCCGTCGTCACCGGGCCCAACCTGGCCCGCGAGGTCGCCGCCCGGATGCCCGCCGCCGCCGTGGTGGCCTGCGCCGACGAGGCCGTGGCCCGGCGGCTCCAGGCCGCCTGCCACACGCCGTACTTCCGGCCGTACACCGAGACCGACGTGGTCGGCTGCGAGCTGGGCGGCGCGGTGAAGAACGTCATCGGGCTCGCCGTCGGCATCGCGGACGGCATGGGGCTCGGCGACAACGCCAAGGGCTCGCTGATCACCCGGGGCCTCGCGGAGACCGCGCGGCTCGGTGTCGTACTCGGCGCCGACCCGCTGACCTTCTCCGGTCTCGCCGGTCTCGGCGACCTGGTGGCCACCTGCTCCTCGCCGCTGTCGCGCAACCACACCTTCGGCACCAACCTCGGCAAGGGCATGACCCTGGAGGAGACCGTCGCGGTCACCCGGCAGACCGCGGAGGGCGTCAAGTCCTGCGAGTCCGTGCTGGATCTGGCCCGCAGGCACGGCGTCGACATGCCGATCGCCGAGACGGTCGTCGGCATCGTGCACGAGGGCAAGCCGCCGGTCGTCGCGCTCAGGGAGCTGATGTCGCGCAGCGCGAAGCCCGAACGACGCTGA
- a CDS encoding 1-acyl-sn-glycerol-3-phosphate acyltransferase, whose product MPRRRIGFWYRFAAVICKPPLVVLIKRDWRGMEHIPAEGGFITVVNHNSHVDPFAYAHYQYNTGRVPRFLAKSGLFKKGIVGAAMRGTGQIPVYRESTDALSAFRAAIDAVERGECVAFYPEGTLTRDPDGWPMTGKTGAARVALQTKCPVIPVAQWGANELLPAYAKKPKIFPRKTHHVLAGPPVDLSRFYDKELTPDLQKQATEVIMAAITRLLEDIRGEKAPEKPYDPRRERIEQRRRTQAQDKGRQEKEQSK is encoded by the coding sequence GTGCCCCGCCGCAGAATCGGCTTCTGGTACCGCTTCGCCGCGGTGATCTGCAAACCGCCGCTGGTGGTTCTGATCAAGCGGGACTGGCGTGGAATGGAGCACATTCCGGCCGAGGGCGGATTTATCACCGTGGTGAACCACAATTCCCACGTGGACCCCTTCGCATACGCGCACTATCAGTACAACACCGGCCGGGTTCCGCGATTCCTGGCGAAGAGCGGCCTTTTCAAGAAGGGAATCGTGGGCGCCGCCATGCGCGGCACCGGACAGATTCCCGTCTACCGCGAGTCCACGGACGCGCTGAGCGCCTTCCGCGCCGCGATCGACGCCGTGGAACGCGGTGAGTGCGTCGCCTTCTACCCCGAGGGCACCCTGACCCGCGACCCCGACGGCTGGCCGATGACCGGCAAGACCGGCGCCGCCCGCGTCGCCCTCCAGACCAAGTGCCCGGTGATCCCGGTCGCCCAGTGGGGCGCCAACGAACTGCTGCCGGCATATGCGAAGAAGCCGAAGATCTTCCCGCGCAAGACCCACCATGTGCTGGCGGGCCCGCCCGTGGACCTGTCGCGCTTCTACGACAAGGAGCTGACCCCGGACCTCCAGAAGCAGGCCACCGAGGTCATCATGGCGGCGATCACCCGCCTCCTGGAGGACATCCGCGGCGAGAAGGCGCCCGAGAAGCCGTACGACCCGCGCCGCGAGCGGATCGAGCAGCGGCGCCGGACGCAGGCGCAGGACAAGGGCAGGCAGGAAAAGGAGCAGAGCAAGTGA
- the cofC gene encoding 2-phospho-L-lactate guanylyltransferase encodes MQWSLVIPLKPLSRAKSRLADTAADGVRPGLVLAFAQDTVAAGLACPGVADVVVVTDDPRAGRELSALGARIVPDTPARGLNAALAHGARAVRRIRPGVAVAALNADLPALRAGELAQALGAAAEFPRAFLADAAGVGTTLLAAGADRELDPLFGPGSRTRHRGSGAAELLLGGVDSVRQDVDTGDDLRAALALGVGPYTTAACAYLPAEWPP; translated from the coding sequence GTGCAGTGGTCGTTGGTCATCCCCCTGAAGCCCCTGTCCCGGGCCAAGAGCAGGCTCGCGGACACCGCGGCGGACGGGGTGCGCCCCGGGCTGGTCCTCGCGTTCGCCCAGGACACGGTGGCCGCGGGCCTCGCGTGTCCGGGGGTCGCGGATGTGGTGGTCGTCACGGACGATCCCCGCGCCGGGCGCGAGTTGTCCGCGCTGGGCGCGCGCATCGTCCCGGACACCCCGGCGCGGGGCCTGAACGCGGCGCTGGCGCACGGGGCGCGGGCGGTACGGCGGATACGCCCGGGGGTTGCCGTGGCCGCGCTGAACGCCGATCTGCCGGCGCTGCGGGCGGGCGAGCTGGCACAGGCGCTGGGCGCCGCCGCCGAATTCCCCAGGGCTTTTCTCGCGGACGCGGCGGGGGTCGGTACGACATTGCTGGCGGCCGGTGCGGACCGGGAATTGGACCCGCTGTTCGGCCCCGGGTCACGGACGCGGCACCGGGGGTCCGGCGCGGCGGAACTTCTGCTGGGGGGTGTGGATTCGGTACGGCAGGACGTCGATACGGGGGACGACCTGCGGGCGGCGCTCGCGCTGGGGGTCGGACCGTATACGACCGCGGCGTGCGCGTATTTGCCGGCCGAGTGGCCCCCGTAA
- a CDS encoding HU family DNA-binding protein, which produces MNKAQLVETIAEKVGGRQQAAEAVDHVLDAIVRAVVAGERVSVTGFGSFEKVDRPARYARNPQTGERVRVKKTSVPRFRAGQGFKDLVSGSKKLPRGGEVSVKKAPKGSLTGGAAATVKKAAAKKTAKAAAKKTTTAKKTTAKKTTAAAAKKTTAKKTTAKKATPAAKTATAKKTATAKKTTTAKKAPAKKVTAKKAPARKSTARKTTAKKATAR; this is translated from the coding sequence GTGAACAAGGCGCAGCTCGTAGAAACGATTGCCGAGAAGGTTGGCGGCCGCCAGCAGGCGGCGGAAGCCGTCGATCATGTTCTGGACGCCATCGTCCGCGCGGTCGTCGCGGGCGAGCGGGTCTCGGTCACCGGTTTCGGGTCCTTCGAGAAGGTGGACCGCCCCGCCCGGTACGCCCGTAACCCCCAGACGGGCGAGCGGGTTCGGGTCAAGAAGACCTCCGTGCCGCGCTTCCGCGCCGGTCAGGGCTTCAAGGACCTGGTGAGCGGCTCGAAGAAGCTCCCGCGCGGTGGCGAGGTCTCGGTGAAGAAGGCGCCCAAGGGCAGCCTGACCGGGGGCGCCGCGGCGACGGTGAAGAAGGCCGCCGCGAAGAAGACCGCCAAGGCGGCCGCGAAGAAGACCACCACCGCCAAGAAGACGACGGCGAAGAAGACCACGGCCGCGGCGGCGAAGAAGACCACCGCGAAGAAGACCACCGCCAAGAAGGCCACGCCGGCGGCGAAGACCGCGACGGCGAAGAAGACCGCGACGGCGAAGAAGACCACGACGGCGAAGAAGGCCCCGGCGAAGAAGGTCACCGCGAAGAAGGCGCCGGCCAGGAAGTCCACGGCCCGCAAGACCACCGCGAAGAAGGCCACCGCGCGCTAG